A window of the Natronomonas salina genome harbors these coding sequences:
- a CDS encoding amino acid-binding protein: protein MFEEIMLKFEDSPSQQAVIRLLLERGFSVNDEGRVVSGGIEIPNTGIAREIDVDRRVVDATTDAILADEELRRIFQNISAIPSLMDLAPVLDLTVLTVRVADADQPGIVAEITGRIADAGISIRQTISEDPEFTDEPKLYIITDEPLDGELINEIRSMDFVRKIELE from the coding sequence GTGTTCGAAGAGATCATGCTGAAGTTCGAGGACAGCCCGAGCCAGCAGGCCGTCATCCGGCTGCTGCTCGAGCGGGGGTTCTCGGTCAACGACGAGGGGCGGGTCGTCTCCGGCGGCATCGAGATCCCGAACACCGGCATCGCCCGGGAGATCGACGTCGACCGCCGCGTCGTCGACGCCACCACCGACGCCATCCTCGCCGACGAGGAGCTGCGACGCATCTTCCAGAACATCTCGGCCATCCCCTCGCTGATGGACCTCGCGCCGGTCCTCGACCTCACCGTCCTGACCGTCCGCGTCGCCGATGCCGACCAGCCCGGCATCGTCGCCGAGATCACGGGCCGCATCGCCGACGCCGGTATCTCGATCCGGCAGACCATCAGCGAGGACCCGGAGTTCACCGACGAGCCGAAGCTCTACATCATCACGGACGAACCGCTGGACGGCGAACTCATCAACGAGATCCGCTCGATGGACTTCGTCCGGAAGATCGAACTGGAGTGA
- a CDS encoding DUF5828 family protein, with translation MEVQESVSGFKVRGSWVDVVEHGERLTRALKDVADEGQPVEEEALEAWDEWRPKADERLGEDVNQKTAEQASVGEGTGEKAGKDPDEDLKTAGEKLADSYDNLEEPGEAVNEWRESINYVARAADSATRKALRKVEGSVYKNVMTQVSPYYFDNELVSANLQRADTDDYVFEVNVNDDDLKIRVSNKLADYETSVDRWHVDTPKDTDVAEAVEGHAPPEEPETAGDSDPKKN, from the coding sequence ATGGAAGTCCAGGAGAGCGTCTCCGGGTTCAAGGTGCGCGGGAGCTGGGTCGACGTCGTCGAGCACGGCGAGCGGCTCACCCGAGCGCTCAAGGACGTCGCCGACGAGGGCCAGCCGGTCGAGGAGGAGGCCCTCGAGGCGTGGGACGAGTGGCGTCCCAAGGCCGACGAGCGCCTCGGCGAGGACGTCAACCAGAAGACCGCAGAGCAGGCCAGCGTCGGCGAGGGTACCGGCGAGAAGGCCGGCAAGGACCCCGACGAGGACCTCAAGACCGCCGGCGAGAAGCTCGCTGACTCCTACGACAACCTCGAGGAGCCCGGCGAGGCCGTCAACGAGTGGCGCGAGTCGATCAACTACGTCGCCCGCGCCGCCGACTCGGCGACCCGCAAGGCCCTCCGGAAGGTCGAGGGCAGCGTCTACAAGAACGTGATGACGCAGGTGTCGCCGTACTACTTCGACAACGAACTCGTCAGCGCGAACCTCCAGCGGGCCGACACCGACGACTACGTCTTCGAGGTGAACGTCAACGACGACGACCTCAAGATCCGCGTCTCCAACAAGCTGGCCGACTACGAGACCTCCGTCGACCGCTGGCACGTCGACACCCCCAAGGACACCGACGTCGCCGAGGCCGTCGAGGGCCACGCCCCGCCCGAGGAGCCCGAGACCGCCGGCGACTCCGACCCCAAGAAGAACTAG
- the upp gene encoding uracil phosphoribosyltransferase — translation MPIEDRDDAHVITHALAKHTLSELRSDETDQVAFRNGLVELGRLCGYEIIDGMMDTEYVSITTPLAETTGEVVKGLDDVVIVNVLRAATPFVEGLVEAFPHARQGVISAGRDEDAGMDDSGEFPITVDYVKLPDIDEDDTVIVADPMLATGSTMVAVLEEVLAKGDPERLVILSAVSAPPGLVRVDEAFPQADVLTVSIDERLDEDGYIVPGVGDAGDRAFGT, via the coding sequence ATGCCAATCGAGGACCGCGATGACGCCCACGTCATCACCCACGCGCTGGCGAAGCACACCCTCTCGGAGCTTCGGTCGGACGAGACCGACCAGGTGGCGTTCCGCAACGGCCTCGTCGAACTCGGGCGACTCTGCGGCTACGAGATCATCGACGGCATGATGGACACCGAGTACGTCTCCATCACGACGCCGCTGGCCGAGACCACCGGCGAGGTGGTCAAGGGCCTCGACGACGTCGTCATCGTCAACGTCCTCCGGGCGGCGACGCCGTTCGTCGAGGGGCTCGTCGAGGCGTTCCCGCACGCCCGCCAGGGGGTCATCTCGGCTGGCCGCGACGAGGACGCCGGGATGGACGACTCCGGCGAGTTCCCGATCACCGTCGACTACGTGAAGCTCCCGGACATCGACGAGGACGACACCGTCATCGTCGCGGACCCCATGCTCGCCACCGGCAGCACGATGGTCGCCGTCCTCGAGGAGGTCCTCGCGAAGGGCGATCCGGAGCGGCTCGTCATCCTCTCGGCGGTCAGCGCCCCGCCGGGGCTCGTCCGCGTCGACGAGGCGTTCCCGCAGGCGGACGTCCTCACGGTCAGCATCGACGAGCGCCTCGACGAGGACGGCTACATCGTCCCCGGCGTCGGCGACGCCGGCGACCGCGCGTTCGGGACCTGA
- a CDS encoding IMPACT family protein has product MSDDGADDAYLTLADRASARFAVQGSEFIGHAAPVESVDAAEAFVESVEAEYPDATHNVPAYRVRADPFREYSSDDGEPSGSAGKPMLSVLQGRDLENVAVVVTRYYGGTNLGVGGLVRAYSQATKDAVDAAGTVEERPHERFAATVDYDDSGTVRGVLESEAVEFDADYGERVTFEVRVPVADADAVRDRLRSATSGRVEL; this is encoded by the coding sequence GTGTCCGACGACGGAGCGGACGACGCCTACCTGACGCTCGCCGACCGCGCGAGTGCCCGCTTCGCCGTCCAGGGCTCGGAGTTCATCGGCCACGCCGCCCCCGTCGAGAGCGTCGACGCGGCCGAGGCGTTCGTCGAGTCCGTCGAGGCCGAGTACCCGGACGCGACCCACAACGTCCCCGCCTACCGGGTGCGGGCAGACCCGTTCCGGGAGTACTCGTCGGACGACGGCGAGCCGTCGGGCAGCGCCGGGAAGCCGATGCTGTCGGTGCTGCAGGGCCGGGACCTCGAGAACGTCGCGGTCGTCGTCACCCGGTACTACGGCGGGACGAACCTCGGGGTCGGCGGGCTGGTCCGGGCGTACTCGCAGGCGACGAAGGACGCCGTCGACGCCGCCGGCACCGTCGAGGAGCGCCCCCACGAGCGGTTCGCCGCGACCGTCGACTACGACGACTCCGGGACGGTCCGGGGCGTCCTGGAGAGCGAGGCCGTCGAGTTCGACGCCGACTACGGCGAGCGCGTGACCTTCGAAGTCCGGGTCCCGGTCGCCGACGCCGACGCGGTCCGGGACCGCCTGCGGAGCGCGACCAGCGGCCGGGTGGAGCTGTAG
- a CDS encoding inorganic phosphate transporter: MDAGTVATFVAAGGASLFMAWAIGAGSSGSTPFAPAVGANAISVMRAGFLVGILGLLGATLQGANVTEAVGRELVVGTTLSPVAAIVALSIAAGLVAVGIFTGYPIATAFTVTGAVVGTGLAMGGGPAWAKYYEILAVWTLTPFVGGGVAYGTAKLLRNEAVTERLAIPALAGVVGAILANVEFVLLGAPGEAESVATSVGSGLLQQAAVTLLAAAVVAGLLAADMRKSEPAGQRHFLLALGGLVAFSAGGSQVGLALGPLLPLFDTASFSIPLVALLFGGGVGLLLGSWTAAPRMIKAISQDYSSLGPRRSIAALIPSFVIAQTAIFLGVPISFNEIIVSAVVGAGASAGSGGVSGGKMGYTVLAWFGSLLGAGVLGYGGYLGVTALL, encoded by the coding sequence ATGGACGCGGGGACGGTCGCGACGTTCGTGGCTGCCGGGGGGGCGAGCCTCTTCATGGCGTGGGCCATCGGCGCCGGCTCCTCGGGATCGACGCCGTTCGCGCCCGCGGTGGGCGCCAACGCCATCTCGGTGATGCGGGCGGGGTTCCTCGTCGGCATCCTCGGGCTGCTCGGCGCCACGCTGCAGGGCGCCAACGTCACCGAGGCCGTCGGCCGCGAACTCGTCGTCGGGACGACGCTGTCGCCGGTCGCGGCCATCGTCGCGCTGTCCATCGCCGCCGGCCTCGTCGCCGTCGGCATCTTCACCGGCTACCCCATCGCGACGGCGTTCACCGTCACCGGCGCCGTCGTCGGTACCGGCCTCGCGATGGGCGGCGGCCCGGCGTGGGCGAAGTACTACGAGATCCTGGCCGTCTGGACGTTGACGCCGTTCGTCGGCGGCGGCGTCGCCTACGGGACCGCGAAGCTCCTCCGGAACGAGGCCGTCACCGAGCGGCTGGCCATCCCGGCGCTGGCCGGCGTCGTCGGTGCGATCCTCGCCAACGTCGAGTTCGTCCTGCTGGGGGCGCCCGGCGAGGCCGAGAGCGTCGCGACGTCCGTCGGCTCCGGGCTGCTCCAGCAGGCGGCCGTGACGCTGCTGGCCGCCGCGGTCGTCGCCGGCCTGCTCGCGGCCGACATGCGGAAGAGCGAGCCGGCGGGTCAGCGGCACTTCCTCTTGGCCCTCGGCGGCCTCGTCGCCTTCTCGGCGGGCGGCAGCCAGGTCGGCCTCGCGCTCGGGCCGCTGCTGCCGCTGTTCGACACCGCGAGCTTCTCGATCCCGCTCGTCGCCCTGCTGTTCGGCGGCGGCGTCGGCCTCCTGCTCGGCTCGTGGACCGCGGCCCCGCGGATGATCAAGGCCATCTCGCAGGACTACTCCTCGCTGGGACCGCGCCGCTCGATCGCGGCGCTCATCCCGTCGTTCGTCATCGCCCAGACCGCCATCTTCCTGGGCGTCCCCATCTCGTTCAACGAGATCATCGTCTCCGCGGTCGTGGGGGCCGGCGCCTCGGCGGGCTCCGGCGGCGTCAGCGGCGGCAAGATGGGTTACACGGTGCTGGCGTGGTTCGGCTCGCTGCTGGGCGCCGGCGTCCTCGGCTACGGCGGCTACCTGGGCGTGACCGCGCTGCTCTGA
- a CDS encoding hemolysin family protein has protein sequence MGSLQWYVVGALQTATDAGDLPFSTTTIGLLGGSAILLLLVLSAFFSSSEIAMFSLPPHRVDALVSENVPSAETLKHLKDDPHRLLVTILVGNNIVNIAMSSIATGLLAIYFSQSMAVFLATFGITALVLLFGESAPKSYAVENTESWALRIARPLRFAEYLLLPLIVTFDYLTRQVNRLTGGQSSIESTYVTREEIRDIIETGERAGVLEEDEREMLQRIFRFTNTIAKEIMTPRLDMEAVSKDATVDEAIQACVRSGHTRVPVYDGSLDNVMGIVHVSDLIRDNAYGEREDLDLEDLIEETLHVPESKNVDELLAEMRETRMHMVIVIDEFGTTEGLVTMEDITEEIVGEILQAGEEEPIEFLDDRTAIVKGELNIDEINEELDIDIPEGEEFETIAGFIFNRAGRLVEEGEVIEYDGIEIHVERVENTRIMKARLVRTEDYDEKREEEPPEEES, from the coding sequence ATGGGATCCCTCCAGTGGTACGTCGTCGGCGCGCTCCAGACCGCTACGGACGCCGGTGACCTCCCGTTCAGCACCACGACGATCGGCCTCCTCGGCGGGTCGGCGATCCTCCTGTTGCTCGTCCTGTCGGCGTTCTTCTCGTCGTCGGAGATCGCCATGTTCTCGCTGCCGCCGCACCGGGTCGACGCGCTCGTGTCGGAGAACGTCCCGAGCGCGGAGACGCTGAAGCACCTCAAGGACGACCCCCACCGGCTGCTCGTCACCATCCTCGTCGGCAACAACATCGTCAACATCGCGATGTCGTCGATAGCGACGGGGCTGCTGGCGATCTACTTCTCGCAGTCAATGGCCGTCTTCCTGGCGACGTTCGGCATCACGGCGCTCGTGCTCCTGTTCGGCGAGAGCGCGCCGAAGTCCTACGCCGTCGAGAACACCGAGTCGTGGGCGCTCCGCATCGCCCGGCCGCTGCGGTTCGCCGAGTACCTGCTGTTGCCGCTCATCGTCACGTTCGACTACCTGACCCGGCAGGTCAACCGCCTGACCGGCGGGCAGTCCTCCATCGAGTCCACCTACGTCACCCGCGAGGAGATCCGCGACATCATCGAGACCGGCGAGCGCGCGGGCGTCCTCGAGGAGGACGAACGCGAGATGCTCCAGCGCATCTTCCGCTTCACGAACACCATCGCCAAGGAGATCATGACGCCGCGGCTCGACATGGAGGCCGTCTCGAAGGACGCCACCGTCGACGAGGCGATCCAGGCCTGCGTCCGGTCGGGGCACACCCGCGTCCCCGTCTACGACGGCAGTCTCGACAACGTCATGGGCATCGTCCACGTCTCGGATCTGATCCGCGACAACGCCTACGGCGAGCGCGAGGACCTCGACCTGGAGGACCTCATCGAGGAGACGCTGCACGTCCCCGAGTCGAAGAACGTCGACGAGCTGCTGGCGGAGATGCGGGAGACCCGGATGCACATGGTCATCGTCATCGATGAGTTCGGGACGACCGAGGGGCTCGTCACGATGGAGGACATCACCGAGGAGATCGTCGGCGAGATCCTGCAGGCCGGCGAGGAGGAGCCCATCGAGTTCCTCGACGACCGGACGGCCATCGTCAAGGGCGAACTGAACATCGACGAGATCAACGAGGAACTCGACATCGACATCCCGGAGGGCGAGGAGTTCGAGACCATCGCCGGCTTCATCTTCAACCGCGCCGGCCGGCTCGTCGAGGAGGGCGAGGTCATCGAGTACGACGGCATCGAGATCCACGTCGAGCGCGTCGAGAACACCCGGATCATGAAGGCGCGACTCGTCAGGACCGAGGACTACGACGAGAAGCGGGAGGAAGAGCCGCCGGAAGAGGAGTCCTGA
- a CDS encoding glutathione S-transferase N-terminal domain-containing protein — protein MTDPDITFYRLQACPFCERVARVLNDLDLPYRSRFVEGRHSRRDAVKRLTGARTVPAIVDENTGVTMSESANIVKYLETTYGDGDVDPEHVTASAAGGDDE, from the coding sequence ATGACGGACCCCGACATCACGTTCTACCGGCTCCAGGCGTGCCCGTTCTGCGAGCGCGTCGCCCGCGTCCTGAACGACCTCGACCTGCCGTACCGCTCGCGGTTCGTCGAGGGCCGACACTCCCGCCGGGACGCGGTCAAGCGCCTCACCGGCGCCCGGACCGTCCCCGCCATCGTCGACGAGAACACCGGCGTCACGATGAGCGAGAGTGCGAACATCGTGAAATATCTGGAGACCACCTACGGCGACGGAGACGTCGACCCCGAGCACGTCACCGCCAGCGCCGCCGGAGGTGACGACGAGTGA
- a CDS encoding redoxin domain-containing protein, producing the protein MNLGFDVVELGSADHPEIGEQAPDFTRPLVNDEYWEDASLSELTDEGPVVLVFHPMDGDFPSTYIWQEIDDRDWDEYDAQVVGLSISSPYEHSRFLEEWDVEQFRLFSDPQNGVAEKYGIVHDLDGMTGVAEPRPAVFVIDEDRTITSGWVATEWPEFPPYDELEDAIDDL; encoded by the coding sequence GTGAACCTCGGCTTCGACGTCGTCGAACTCGGGTCGGCCGACCACCCCGAGATCGGCGAGCAGGCGCCGGACTTCACCCGCCCGCTGGTCAACGACGAGTACTGGGAGGACGCCTCGCTGTCCGAACTCACCGACGAGGGGCCGGTCGTCCTGGTCTTCCACCCGATGGACGGCGACTTCCCGTCGACGTACATCTGGCAGGAGATCGACGACCGTGACTGGGACGAGTACGACGCCCAGGTCGTCGGGCTGTCCATCTCCTCGCCGTACGAGCACTCGCGGTTCCTCGAGGAGTGGGACGTCGAGCAGTTCCGGCTGTTCTCGGACCCCCAGAACGGCGTCGCCGAGAAGTACGGCATCGTCCACGACCTCGACGGGATGACCGGCGTCGCCGAGCCCAGGCCCGCGGTCTTCGTCATCGACGAGGACCGCACCATCACGTCCGGCTGGGTCGCCACCGAGTGGCCCGAGTTCCCGCCGTACGACGAACTCGAGGACGCCATCGACGACCTGTGA
- a CDS encoding L-threonylcarbamoyladenylate synthase, with amino-acid sequence MASDDDLTEAVAAIRRGDLVVYPTETVYGLAADALDAEAVERVFEAKGRSREKPVSMALPDVDVAEDYTNPTERERAFCEAFLPGPVTVLLERTDRVPDVLVADRDRVGIRVPDHDLARDLARRTGPITSTSANRSGNPSARTVDELDAGIRERAVVVDGGETPGTESTVVNVADGEIVRRGARADEIEAWLAEH; translated from the coding sequence ATGGCATCCGACGACGACCTCACCGAGGCCGTCGCGGCGATCCGCCGCGGCGACCTCGTCGTCTACCCGACCGAGACGGTGTACGGCCTGGCCGCCGACGCCCTCGACGCCGAGGCCGTCGAGCGGGTCTTCGAGGCGAAGGGGCGCTCGCGCGAGAAACCCGTCTCGATGGCGCTGCCGGACGTCGACGTCGCCGAGGACTACACGAACCCCACCGAACGCGAGCGCGCGTTCTGCGAGGCGTTCCTCCCGGGGCCGGTGACGGTGCTGCTGGAGCGCACCGACCGCGTCCCGGACGTCCTCGTCGCCGACCGCGACCGCGTCGGGATCCGCGTCCCCGACCACGACCTTGCGCGCGACCTCGCCCGGCGGACCGGCCCGATCACCTCGACGAGCGCGAACCGGAGCGGCAACCCCAGCGCCCGCACCGTCGACGAACTCGACGCCGGGATCCGCGAGCGCGCGGTCGTCGTCGACGGCGGCGAGACCCCCGGCACCGAGAGCACGGTCGTGAACGTCGCCGACGGCGAGATCGTCCGGCGCGGCGCCCGCGCCGACGAGATAGAGGCGTGGCTGGCCGAGCACTAA
- a CDS encoding translation initiation factor, with amino-acid sequence MSQDDPFEGLDVPDDPTADLDRATQQLTVRTEKRRYDKPMTVVEGFEGSTDLDDLASQLKSAVGAGGTVKDDAIEVQGDHRDRVSELLEERGFQVA; translated from the coding sequence GTGTCACAAGACGACCCGTTCGAGGGGCTCGATGTCCCCGACGACCCGACGGCGGATCTGGACAGGGCGACCCAGCAGCTGACGGTCCGGACGGAGAAACGCCGCTACGACAAGCCGATGACCGTCGTCGAGGGCTTCGAGGGGAGCACCGACCTCGACGACCTCGCCTCGCAGTTGAAGTCCGCGGTCGGCGCCGGGGGGACCGTGAAGGACGACGCCATCGAGGTCCAGGGCGACCACCGCGACCGCGTCAGCGAACTGCTCGAGGAGCGGGGCTTCCAGGTCGCCTGA
- a CDS encoding DsrE family protein produces the protein METVLHLISGDGDEQETTLNIARNLLDDESGSIDEVAVVAQAGGIEAVTADGEYGDRVRSLLDDGVSFKGCSNTLEAFGLEEADLVDGVETVPEGAVEVTRLQDEGYAYMRP, from the coding sequence ATGGAGACAGTACTCCACCTCATCTCGGGGGACGGGGACGAACAGGAGACGACGCTCAACATCGCGAGGAACCTCCTCGACGACGAGAGCGGCAGCATCGACGAGGTCGCCGTCGTCGCGCAGGCGGGCGGCATCGAGGCCGTGACGGCCGACGGGGAGTACGGAGACCGGGTGCGATCGCTGCTCGACGACGGCGTCTCGTTCAAGGGCTGTAGCAACACGCTCGAGGCGTTCGGGCTCGAGGAGGCGGACCTCGTCGACGGCGTCGAGACGGTTCCGGAAGGGGCCGTCGAGGTGACGCGCCTGCAGGACGAGGGCTACGCGTACATGCGACCCTGA